One region of Babylonia areolata isolate BAREFJ2019XMU chromosome 29, ASM4173473v1, whole genome shotgun sequence genomic DNA includes:
- the LOC143274851 gene encoding uncharacterized protein LOC143274851, protein MASSSSKYGLFIPKKTNKGPVLKPTRSNVFGDDSDEEGGASVVNQTVNREAARSKVKKQTQLEIDKALQEDPNVYEYDAIYDNIQAQKVSTDVKEAHKVDKKPKYISGLLKMAELRKKEEERRIERKVQKEREEEGDKFADKEAFVTSAYKKKMLEQQAEAERERREAAMEEMLDVTKQKDLSGFYRYLYRETTGTALTGSEDTDKPEDKVKVKEEPESDSENDNSSADREKKPHTEKGGRHTSDRHRDRRDDNVKVEIPQSKSRSPPAEKSRSSGSSRRRSRSREKDHRRHKDRRSHSGSPSSHRRSSNKDRHRSRSRRERSSSRDRSRKRSRSGERSKQRREEDGSTGEESKRKRHDSEEDRAQAPDRNNASAKAPSPDTRSSSPEMLPARPTDEDLDRDDTASESDSSADETPARRKGNEERVEGRGQDPESRGGKKEEPAESGQKKEEGVVASKYGRKTSQKEVLDAKQRFLARKLARERTRPVVEPE, encoded by the exons ATGGCGTCTTCCAGTTCCAA ataTGGTCTGTTTATTCCCAAGAAAACCAACAAAGGACCAGTGCTGAAACCTACCAGATCCAATGTCTTtggagatgacagtgatgag GAAGGCGGGGCTTCTGTCGTCAACCAGACCGTCAACCGAGAGGCTGCCAGATCCAAGGTTAAGAAACAG acacagctgGAGATTGACAAGGCACTGCAAGAAGACCCCAATGTCTATGAGTATGACGCCATCTACGACAACATTCAAGCCCAGAAAGTCAGCACGGATGTCAAGGAAGCTCACAAAGTGGACAAAAAG CCCAAGTACATCTCGGGGCTGCTGAAGATGGCGGAGCTGCGCAAGAAAGAAGAGGAGCGGCGCATCGAGCGCAAGGtgcagaaggagagggaagaggagggggacaaGTTTGCCGACAAGGAGGCCTTTGTCACGTCGGCCTACAAGAAGAAGATGCTGGAGCagcaggcagaggcagagagggagcgCCGGGAGGCGGCCATGGAAG AAATGCTGGATGTGACGAAACAGAAGGATCTGAGCGGATTCTACCGCTACCTGTACAGAGAGACGACGGGCACGGCTCTGACAGGATCCGAGGACACTGATAAACCTGAGGACAA agtcaAAGTGAAGGAGGAGCCTGAGTCTGACAGTGAGAATGACAACTCCTCTGCTGACAG GGAGAAGAAGCCGCACACAGAGAAAGGCGGACGCCACAcatctgacagacacagagacagaagggacgACAACGTCAAGGTCGAGATTCCACAGTCAAAGTCCAGATCTCCTCCTGCAGAGAAGTCCAGATCCAGTGGATCCTCAAGACGGAGGTCAAGGTCACGGGAGAAGGATCACCGACGGCACAAAGACAGGCGGTCTCACTCGggctccccctcctcacacaggAGATCctccaacaaagacagacaccgCTCAAGGTCCAGGCGGGAAAGATCATCATCACGGGACCGGAGCAGAAAGAGGTCAAGGTCAGGAGAAAGGTCCAAACAGAGGCGGGAGGAAGACGGCAGCACCGGAGAGGAGAGCAAGAGGAAGCGTCACGACTCTGAAGAGGATCGGGCCCAGGCGCCCGACAGAAACAACGCATCAGCCAAAGCCCCCTCCCCGGACACAAGAAGCTCCAGTCCCGAGATGCTGCCAGCCAGGCCTACAGACGAAGACCTGGACCGTGACGACACTGCGTCAGAAAGCGACTCTTCTGCCGACGAAACTCCTGCCAGAAGGAAGGGAAATGAAGAgcgggtggaaggaaggggtcaGGACCCTGAGAgcaggggggggaagaaggaagagccAGCGGAGAGcgggcagaagaaggaggagggggtggttgcATCCAAATATGGGAGGAAAACGTCACAGAAGGAGGTGCTGGACGCCAAGCAGCGGTTTCTGGCCAGGAAGCTGGCTCGGGAGAGAACCAGGCCTGTGGTGGAGCCAGAGTGA